One genomic window of Microbacterium sp. BH-3-3-3 includes the following:
- the paaB gene encoding 1,2-phenylacetyl-CoA epoxidase subunit PaaB — protein MATPGGSPAETWPLWEVFVRANRGLSHVHVGSLHAPDAELAVRNARDLYTRRGEGVSVWVVPSDAVTTSDPGAKGAFFESPAGKNYRHAVYYTASEGVPHL, from the coding sequence ATGGCGACTCCCGGGGGGAGCCCCGCCGAGACCTGGCCCCTGTGGGAGGTCTTCGTGCGCGCCAACCGCGGCCTCAGCCACGTGCACGTGGGCTCGCTGCACGCGCCCGACGCCGAACTCGCCGTCCGCAACGCCCGTGACCTCTACACGCGTCGCGGTGAGGGCGTGTCGGTCTGGGTCGTGCCCTCGGATGCCGTGACCACGAGCGATCCGGGAGCCAAGGGCGCGTTCTTCGAGTCGCCGGCGGGCAAGAACTACCGGCACGCGGTGTACTACACCGCGTCCGAGGGGGTGCCGCACCTGTGA
- the paaC gene encoding 1,2-phenylacetyl-CoA epoxidase subunit PaaC: protein MSTTTDGSRASADEFIDVTDAGHGDGPHGVDPHGVDPHGVDPHGDDPHGDDPHGDVSLDARELAAELAGGDDRATDPDVAAYALGLADDALILAQNLCGWIARAPEIEEDVALGNIALDLLGHARSLLRYAGSYDGRSEDDLAYGRDEAEFRSMWLFELPNGDFAHTIARQLLASTYLLELYRDLTASTDPVLAAVAAKAEKEVDYHRDHAVQWTLRLAGGTEESRRRFLVAFDDTWPYLDELFRDEPLHDRLAGVAVRPSSLRGRVDAVLATVLDDEDVPVPAVPGSSAGGRRGIHHPAFGPLIAEMQVLARRHPGATW, encoded by the coding sequence GTGAGCACGACGACGGATGGGTCGCGGGCATCGGCGGATGAGTTCATCGACGTCACCGACGCGGGACACGGCGACGGCCCGCACGGCGTTGACCCGCACGGCGTTGACCCCCACGGCGTTGACCCGCACGGCGACGACCCGCACGGCGACGACCCGCACGGCGATGTCTCGCTCGACGCCCGCGAGCTCGCCGCCGAACTGGCCGGCGGAGACGACCGCGCCACCGACCCCGACGTCGCCGCCTACGCGCTCGGTCTCGCCGACGACGCCCTGATCCTCGCGCAGAACCTCTGCGGCTGGATCGCGCGCGCCCCCGAGATCGAAGAAGATGTCGCGCTCGGCAACATCGCCCTCGACCTGCTCGGTCACGCGCGCTCCCTGCTGCGCTACGCCGGCAGTTACGACGGCCGCAGCGAAGACGATCTCGCCTACGGGCGCGACGAGGCCGAGTTCCGCTCGATGTGGCTGTTCGAGCTGCCGAACGGCGACTTCGCGCACACGATCGCCCGGCAGCTGCTCGCGTCGACGTACCTTCTCGAGCTGTACCGCGACCTCACGGCATCCACCGATCCGGTGCTCGCCGCCGTCGCCGCCAAGGCCGAGAAAGAAGTGGACTACCACCGCGATCACGCCGTGCAGTGGACGCTGCGGCTCGCCGGCGGCACCGAGGAGTCGCGGCGGCGGTTCCTGGTCGCCTTCGACGACACCTGGCCGTACCTCGACGAGCTGTTCCGGGACGAGCCGCTGCACGACCGGCTCGCCGGTGTCGCCGTGCGTCCTTCGAGTCTGCGGGGTCGTGTCGACGCGGTGCTCGCCACCGTGCTCGACGACGAAGACGTGCCCGTCCCCGCGGTTCCGGGTTCGTCGGCGGGTGGGCGCCGTGGCATCCATCACCCCGCCTTCGGACCGCTGATCGCGGAGATGCAGGTGCTCGCCCGTCGGCACCCGGGAGCGACGTGGTGA
- a CDS encoding enoyl-CoA hydratase/isomerase family protein: MIDDVFADGVTTITVNAPSRRNALGIDDLRALAAAYDRAEADGARAVLLRGEGPAFCAGRDIAGVDPATDDVSGYLDDTLAPLLQRMASFPAPTFAAAHGACLGVGLGLLIATDVVFVADDAKIGSPFAALGATLDSGGHALFVERLGTHATLDLIYTGRLLTGEEAVRAGLFSRVVPASEIQDAVALAARRAARGPTAAFLASKRIVTAIRDERRGLWEAMTLENSAQASLARTDDYREGFAAFREKRAPEFVGH, encoded by the coding sequence GTGATCGACGACGTCTTCGCCGATGGTGTGACCACCATCACCGTGAACGCTCCGTCGCGACGCAACGCGCTCGGCATCGACGACCTGCGCGCGCTCGCCGCGGCCTACGACCGCGCCGAGGCCGACGGTGCGCGCGCCGTGCTGCTGCGCGGGGAGGGCCCCGCGTTCTGCGCCGGCCGCGACATCGCCGGCGTCGACCCGGCGACCGACGACGTGTCGGGGTACCTCGACGACACGCTGGCGCCGCTGCTGCAGCGCATGGCGTCTTTCCCGGCGCCCACGTTCGCCGCCGCCCACGGGGCGTGCCTGGGCGTGGGCCTGGGCCTGCTCATCGCGACCGACGTCGTGTTCGTCGCCGACGACGCCAAGATCGGCTCTCCTTTCGCCGCCCTGGGCGCGACCCTCGACTCCGGGGGCCACGCGCTCTTCGTCGAGCGTCTCGGCACCCACGCCACGCTCGACCTCATCTACACGGGCCGCCTGCTGACGGGCGAGGAGGCCGTGCGCGCAGGACTCTTCTCGCGGGTGGTCCCGGCATCCGAGATCCAGGATGCCGTCGCCCTCGCCGCCCGTCGCGCGGCGAGGGGGCCGACGGCGGCGTTCCTCGCCAGCAAGCGGATCGTGACCGCGATCCGCGATGAGCGACGGGGGCTGTGGGAGGCCATGACGCTCGAGAACAGTGCGCAGGCCTCCCTCGCTCGAACGGACGATTATCGCGAGGGTTTCGCGGCGTTCCGCGAGAAGCGTGCGCCGGAATTCGTCGGCCACTGA
- a CDS encoding DUF485 domain-containing protein: MTDRRIDPAPGGGVDYIAVEESAPFQDLKRRQRRFVFPLAVAFLVWYFAYVLLSSFAPAFMAQPVSGAITVGLVLGLGQFVTTFAITMGYVAYANRRLDPRAEALRAELERTERGES; encoded by the coding sequence ATGACGGACAGAAGGATCGACCCTGCCCCCGGGGGCGGAGTCGACTACATCGCGGTCGAAGAATCGGCACCGTTCCAGGACCTGAAGAGGCGTCAACGCCGCTTCGTGTTCCCTCTCGCGGTGGCGTTCCTCGTCTGGTATTTCGCCTACGTCCTGTTGTCGTCGTTCGCTCCGGCGTTCATGGCGCAGCCGGTGTCGGGGGCGATCACGGTCGGACTTGTGCTCGGGCTGGGACAGTTCGTCACGACGTTCGCCATCACGATGGGCTACGTCGCCTACGCCAACCGTCGGCTCGACCCGCGCGCCGAGGCCCTGCGCGCTGAGCTCGAGCGCACCGAACGGGGGGAGTCGTGA
- a CDS encoding cation acetate symporter, whose protein sequence is MNDVVATVTAAVDTVENNPVLNISIFGAFVAVTLFIVIRASRNSKTAADYYAAGRSFTGPQNGFAIAGDYLSAASFLGIVGAIAINGYDGFLYSIGFLVAWLVALLLVAELMRNTGKFTMADVLSFRLKERPVRMAAALTTLAVCFFYLLAQMAGAGGLVSLLLGITERVGQSIVVAVVGLLMIVYVLIGGMKGTTWVQIVKAFLLIGGALVMTIWVLAINGFSLNTLLESAVAASPKGEAILGPGLQYGANPWDFISLALALVLGTAGLPHVLMRFYTVPTAKEARRSVVWAIWLIGMFYLLTLVLGYGAGALVGSEAILAAPGGVNAAAPLLALALGGPLLLGFISAVAFATILAVVAGLTITAAASFAHDIYANVVKKGDVPPDGEVKVARRTVIVIGVLAIVGGIGVQGQNVAFLVALAFAVAASANLPTILFSLFWRRFTTRGAVWSMYGGLASALLLIFLSPVFWGGPTSVFANTGVAIWPLNNPGVVSIPLGFFLGWLGSVTSRTAEDRGKAAEMEVRSLTGFGAEKASDH, encoded by the coding sequence GTGAACGACGTCGTCGCCACCGTCACCGCCGCGGTCGACACCGTGGAGAACAACCCGGTCCTGAACATCTCGATCTTCGGCGCGTTCGTCGCCGTGACGCTGTTCATCGTCATCCGGGCCAGCCGCAACAGCAAGACCGCGGCCGACTACTACGCGGCCGGCCGCTCGTTCACCGGCCCGCAGAACGGCTTCGCCATCGCCGGCGACTACCTGTCGGCGGCGTCGTTCCTCGGCATCGTGGGCGCGATCGCCATCAACGGCTACGACGGTTTCCTCTACTCGATCGGCTTCCTCGTCGCGTGGTTGGTCGCGCTGCTGCTGGTGGCCGAGCTCATGCGCAACACCGGCAAGTTCACGATGGCCGACGTGCTGTCGTTCCGCCTCAAGGAGCGCCCCGTCCGCATGGCCGCGGCCCTCACCACCCTCGCGGTCTGCTTCTTCTACCTGCTGGCCCAGATGGCGGGCGCCGGTGGTCTGGTCTCGCTGCTGCTCGGCATCACCGAGCGCGTCGGGCAGTCGATCGTCGTCGCGGTCGTCGGCCTGCTCATGATCGTCTACGTGCTCATCGGCGGCATGAAGGGCACCACCTGGGTGCAGATCGTGAAGGCGTTCCTGCTCATCGGCGGGGCGCTGGTCATGACGATCTGGGTGCTCGCGATCAACGGCTTCAGCTTGAACACCCTGCTCGAAAGCGCGGTGGCCGCCTCGCCCAAGGGGGAGGCGATCCTCGGACCCGGCCTGCAGTACGGCGCGAACCCGTGGGACTTCATCTCGCTCGCCCTCGCGCTCGTGCTGGGCACCGCGGGGCTTCCGCACGTGCTCATGCGCTTCTACACCGTGCCGACCGCCAAAGAGGCGCGTCGTTCGGTGGTGTGGGCCATCTGGCTGATCGGGATGTTCTACCTCCTCACCCTGGTCCTGGGGTACGGCGCGGGTGCGCTCGTGGGCTCCGAGGCGATCCTCGCCGCTCCCGGCGGCGTGAACGCTGCGGCACCGCTGCTCGCTCTGGCGCTGGGTGGACCGCTGCTGCTCGGGTTCATCTCGGCGGTGGCGTTCGCGACCATCCTCGCGGTCGTGGCCGGTCTCACGATCACCGCGGCGGCCTCGTTCGCGCACGACATCTACGCCAACGTCGTGAAGAAGGGCGACGTGCCGCCCGACGGCGAGGTCAAGGTGGCCCGGCGCACGGTGATCGTCATCGGTGTGCTCGCGATCGTCGGAGGTATCGGCGTGCAGGGGCAGAACGTGGCGTTCCTGGTGGCGCTGGCTTTCGCCGTCGCCGCCTCGGCCAACCTGCCCACGATCCTGTTCTCGCTGTTCTGGCGTCGCTTCACCACGCGCGGCGCCGTGTGGAGCATGTACGGCGGTCTGGCATCGGCTCTGCTGTTGATCTTCCTCTCGCCGGTGTTCTGGGGTGGGCCCACCAGCGTGTTCGCGAACACCGGGGTGGCGATCTGGCCGCTGAACAACCCCGGTGTCGTCTCGATCCCGCTCGGGTTCTTCCTGGGGTGGCTCGGCTCGGTCACTTCGCGCACGGCCGAGGATCGAGGCAAGGCCGCCGAGATGGAGGTGCGTTCGCTCACCGGTTTCGGGGCCGAGAAGGCCTCCGACCACTGA
- a CDS encoding LuxR C-terminal-related transcriptional regulator — translation MKAPSPLRDDATLVSHAVAELARRTHFPVAFGGLEHDGAVHVSTIVGARTRSIEGLVVHASRGLGGRALVERRPRMTLDYRTSRTITHDYDRAILGEGIATLFAVPVLVGGTARGVLYCGSWAQSQVGEVEARPAFDVAGELGTELRVRAEVERRLATSPASESGLSTGAREEIRESYAQLRSIAATVGDDDVRRRLEDLEARLAALTGDAPARCEDPDVHLSPREIDVLACAAVGSTNSEIAASLQLRETTVKSYLASAMSKLDASTRHAAVTRARRAGLLP, via the coding sequence GTGAAAGCACCGTCCCCTCTTCGAGACGATGCGACGCTCGTGTCGCATGCCGTGGCCGAACTCGCCCGGCGCACCCACTTCCCCGTCGCCTTCGGCGGGCTCGAGCACGACGGCGCCGTGCACGTCTCGACCATCGTCGGAGCCCGCACCCGCAGCATCGAGGGCCTCGTGGTCCATGCGTCCCGCGGCCTCGGCGGACGCGCCCTCGTCGAGCGTCGGCCGCGCATGACCCTCGACTACCGCACGTCGCGGACGATCACGCACGACTACGACCGCGCCATCCTCGGCGAGGGCATCGCCACCCTGTTCGCCGTCCCTGTGCTGGTCGGCGGCACCGCGCGCGGGGTGCTCTACTGCGGATCATGGGCCCAGTCGCAGGTCGGCGAGGTCGAGGCGCGGCCCGCGTTCGACGTCGCCGGCGAGCTCGGAACCGAACTGCGCGTGCGCGCCGAGGTCGAACGTCGCCTCGCCACCTCGCCCGCCTCCGAGAGCGGCCTCAGCACGGGCGCGCGCGAAGAGATCCGCGAGAGCTACGCGCAACTGCGCAGCATCGCGGCGACGGTCGGCGACGACGACGTGCGCCGGCGCCTCGAAGACCTCGAGGCACGCTTGGCCGCCCTGACCGGCGACGCTCCCGCGCGATGCGAAGACCCCGACGTGCATCTCTCGCCCCGCGAGATCGACGTGCTCGCGTGCGCGGCCGTGGGCTCGACGAACAGCGAGATCGCCGCCTCTCTGCAGCTCCGCGAGACCACCGTGAAGTCGTACCTCGCCTCGGCGATGTCGAAGCTCGACGCCTCGACGCGCCACGCCGCCGTCACCCGCGCGCGGCGCGCGGGGCTGCTGCCCTGA
- the paaD gene encoding 1,2-phenylacetyl-CoA epoxidase subunit PaaD, with amino-acid sequence MVSVEYARAVAAAVVDPEVPVLTIDDLGVLRDVRVDGDTVTVTITPTYSGCPAVDAIRDDIVLALTSAGFDRTIVKTTLSPAWTTDWMSDEGRRKLTAYGIAPPSGRAPAGPIRLRLSVACPQCGSLDTRELSRFGSTSCKALWECRACLEPFDHFKAL; translated from the coding sequence GTGGTGAGCGTCGAGTACGCCCGCGCCGTGGCCGCCGCCGTCGTCGACCCCGAGGTGCCCGTGCTCACCATCGACGACCTCGGCGTGCTCCGCGACGTGCGGGTCGACGGCGACACGGTCACCGTGACGATCACCCCCACCTACTCGGGATGCCCCGCGGTCGACGCGATCCGCGACGACATCGTGCTCGCGCTCACCTCGGCCGGTTTCGACCGCACGATCGTGAAGACGACGCTGAGCCCCGCGTGGACGACCGACTGGATGAGCGACGAGGGCCGCCGCAAGCTCACCGCCTACGGCATCGCCCCGCCGTCAGGGAGGGCGCCCGCGGGGCCCATCCGTCTGCGTCTGAGCGTGGCGTGCCCGCAGTGCGGCTCGCTCGACACGCGCGAACTCTCGCGATTCGGCTCCACCTCGTGCAAAGCGCTCTGGGAGTGCCGCGCCTGCCTCGAACCCTTCGACCACTTCAAGGCGCTCTGA
- the paaE gene encoding 1,2-phenylacetyl-CoA epoxidase subunit PaaE, with the protein MTMTDATTPAATRGPATGPRARARFHTLRVADVRPLTPTAIEVTFAVPDDLVDAFDYAPGQYVALRATVEGEELRRSYSLCRPPTRGAVSVGIKRDPDGRFSSWAHEGLRPGDEVEVMSPQGTFVSKASVATGHVVAIAAGSGITPIMALAADVLERSADARMTIVYANRSSTDVMFVDELADLKDRYPARLTLHHVLSREQRAAPVFSGRIDEERLRLILSRLIDPAAVDEWFLCGPFALVELCRETLAEVGVPRERVRFELFTAGDGDAPAQTGGARPVRVRADEPVRSIDFTLDGQSAHVDSPVSANETILAAALRVRPDVPFACAGGVCGTCRARVVEGAVSMTENYALEPDEIERGYVLTCQSHPTSDTVRVDYDG; encoded by the coding sequence ATGACGATGACGGATGCCACGACCCCGGCCGCGACGCGCGGGCCGGCAACGGGTCCCCGTGCGCGCGCCCGGTTCCACACGCTGCGTGTCGCCGACGTGCGGCCCCTCACCCCCACCGCGATCGAGGTGACCTTCGCCGTCCCCGACGATCTCGTCGATGCCTTCGACTACGCGCCCGGACAGTACGTGGCGCTGCGCGCCACGGTCGAGGGAGAGGAACTCCGCCGCTCGTACTCGCTGTGCCGTCCGCCGACCCGGGGCGCGGTCAGCGTCGGCATCAAGCGCGATCCCGACGGCCGCTTCTCGAGCTGGGCGCACGAGGGGCTGCGCCCGGGAGATGAGGTCGAGGTGATGAGCCCGCAGGGCACGTTCGTCTCGAAGGCATCCGTCGCCACCGGCCACGTCGTCGCGATCGCCGCCGGCTCCGGCATCACGCCGATCATGGCGCTCGCCGCCGATGTGCTCGAGCGCTCCGCCGACGCCCGCATGACGATCGTCTACGCCAACCGCTCCTCGACCGACGTCATGTTCGTCGACGAGCTCGCCGACCTGAAAGACCGCTACCCGGCCCGCCTCACGCTGCACCACGTGCTCTCGCGCGAGCAGCGTGCCGCTCCGGTCTTCTCGGGGCGCATCGACGAAGAGCGCCTGCGCCTCATCCTGTCGCGGCTCATCGACCCCGCCGCCGTCGACGAGTGGTTCCTCTGCGGACCGTTCGCGCTCGTGGAACTCTGCCGCGAGACCCTCGCCGAGGTGGGAGTGCCGCGCGAGCGCGTGCGCTTCGAGCTGTTCACCGCGGGCGACGGCGACGCCCCGGCGCAGACCGGGGGAGCGCGCCCCGTGCGCGTCCGTGCCGACGAGCCGGTGCGCTCGATCGATTTCACGCTCGACGGGCAGTCCGCCCACGTCGACAGTCCGGTCTCGGCGAACGAGACGATCCTCGCGGCAGCCCTGCGCGTGCGCCCCGACGTGCCCTTCGCCTGCGCGGGGGGCGTCTGCGGCACGTGCCGTGCGCGGGTGGTCGAGGGAGCCGTGTCGATGACCGAGAACTACGCGCTCGAACCCGACGAGATCGAGCGCGGGTACGTGCTGACGTGCCAGTCGCACCCGACGTCCGACACCGTGCGCGTCGACTACGACGGATGA